A window of the Hypomesus transpacificus isolate Combined female chromosome 10, fHypTra1, whole genome shotgun sequence genome harbors these coding sequences:
- the LOC124472406 gene encoding LOW QUALITY PROTEIN: voltage-dependent calcium channel beta subunit-associated regulatory protein (The sequence of the model RefSeq protein was modified relative to this genomic sequence to represent the inferred CDS: inserted 2 bases in 1 codon), with translation MSNDSPVLTSLTRNSTDLPVSAGRVENYVLLLVMLCVFAGGTLVLLSLVLLFCHRCCLGGRRYSRASDDPEKTNTTYVEDSQPTQEITIRLDESDALSVSSCHDGESERFLSAGLTGRRVSFNESALYEQEKKDQDKGRRYTLTEGDFHHLKKARLTHLHLAKPVSALKILTIMECESAGGSTVSITQTPPPKPHLDIYQPTERGLLWKGLPGDPHHSIIRGPTALRLQPPRSRTLGTVGDSSPKRKPFHRQRAASDTTDQTGEDSAPLGETRPLPPLPCPPGWVQLLSAEALSPTATPPSPSISWPGEKGVEEDGPTAGVEGRMETSRRTEEEPAGALGAGWRSEPGPESGAAGGMSGSGAGAPAGLEEPRTGASQGEDGGAEGGLGAEARRGSDSFCLSRQESSSLYRDIWSLRASLEQYASSDQSSTDRESVRSDADSICSLGGAGARAGLDSCLSQDLDDEPEGEQGDXGETEGLMAGRGSQGTGEGGGGGEGEGGGRKLLQMDSGYASIEAPSRAPDELRLFGAPGGPRGKTASERRLFFTSSGRKGSVCESFETRLFQEELEDEISLGEGVQIPPREGASERGDQPGARPPPGSGQQTLTLNTPSPPPIGQPQQAQPQPAPPPLIKPLSPASPHRPRLRRRDYSIDEKTDALFNEFLRHDPRFDQPDSPLRSRHRSRVHLRKQWQKHKQYSDPGAGAGGPGAAGGRYSPSLERQRFTPLRRGESAGYPLDMRYHSTLSRIASAADEEANEGGAGEGAANEGEEGKSLAGERATGEATGSNCSEGEGVSKDGCESTNEDRDLGISTNEDRARGPPETFIGQAGGMDPRVDNRNNNSSQAILSEKPFTPTRPIPQSALPPTDTHRLSTRLPHPPGGNRRPGFLIQRQSSLEDKLAGTLEDRLYAGLRRTGQHQALGLGQRECVGVVTISSSPDHNPV, from the exons ATGAGCAATGACTCGCCTGTACTGACAAGTCTGACCAGGAACTCCACT GACTTGCCTGTGTCTGCGGGCCGGGTGGAGAACTATGTGCTGCTGCTGGTCATGCTGTGCGTGTTCGCAGGCGGGACGCTGGTCCTCCTGTCCCTGGTGCTCCTCTTCTGTCATCGCTGCTGCCTGGGCGGCCGGCGCTACTCCAG GGCCAGTGATGACCCTGAGAAGACCAACACCACCTATGTGGAGGACTCCCAGCCTACTCAAG aAATCACGATACGGCTGGACGAGTCCGACGCGCTCTCGGTCTCCAGTTGCCATGACGGCGAGAGCGAGCGCTTCCTGTCCGCCGGGCTGACGGGACGACGTGTCTCGTTCAACGAGTCTGCGCTCTACGAACAGGAGAAGAAGGACCAGGACAAGGGACGCAG GTACACCCTCACCGAGGGGGACTTCCACCACCTGAAGAAGGCCCGTCTCACCCACCTCCACCTGGCCAAGCCCGTCTCCGCCCTGAAGATCCTCACTATCATGGAGTGTGAGTCTGCAGGCGGCAGCACCGTCAGCATCACCCAGACTCCTCCTCCCAAGCCCCACCTGGACATCTACCAG CCCACTGAGAGGGGACTGTTGTGGAAAGGACTCCCTGGAGACCCCCACCACTCCATCATCAGGGGCCCCACAGCCCTCAGACTCCAGCCACCTCGCTCCAGAACA TTGGGGACCGTTGGGGAca GCTCTCCTAAAAGGAAGCCGTtccacagacagagagcagccagCGACACAACGGATCAGACTGGGGAAGACTCCGCCCCCCTGGGGGAGAcgaggcccctcccccccctcccctgtcctccaggctggGTCCAGCTGCTGTCTGCAGAGGCCCTGTCGCCCACCGCCACCccgccctcaccctccatctcct GGCCTGGAGAGAAGGGGGTAGAGGAAGACGGGCCCACGGCCGGGGTGGAAGGCAGGATGGAGACCAGCAGGAGGACGGAGGAGGAGCCAGCAGGGGCCCTGGGGGCAGGATGGAGGTCTGAGCCAGGGCCAGAGTCAGGGGCAGCCGGGGGTATGTCTGGCTCCGGGGCTGGGGCTCCCGCTGGGCTGGAGGAGCCCAGGACGGGGGCCAGCCAAGGGGAGGACGGGGGAGCGGAAGGGGGCCTGGGGGCCGAGGCCAGGAGGGGGTCAGACTCCTTCTGTCTCAGTCGTCAGGAGAGCTCGTCGCTGTACCGGGATATCTGGAGCCTGCGGGCCTCTCTGGAGCAGTACGCCTCCTCCGACCAGAGCAGCACCGACAGGGAGTCGGTCCGCAGCGACGCAGACAGCATCTGCTCGCTAGGGGGCGCCGGAGCGCGGGCCGGCCTGGACAGCtgcctctcccaggacctggaCGACGAACccgagggggagcagggaga gggggagacagaggggctgatggcagggagggggagtcagggaacgggggagggggggggagggggggaaggcgaGGGAGGTGGCAGGAAACTTCTTCAGATGGACAGTGGCTACGCCTCCATCGAGGCGCCGTCGAGGGCCCCGGATGAGCTGAGGTTGTTCGGGGCCCCGGGGGGCCCTCGGGGGAAGACGGCGTCCGAGAGGAGGCTGTTCTTCACCAGCTCCGGCAGGAAG GGTTCGGTGTGTGAGAGCTTCGAGACACGGTTGttccaggaggagctggaggatgaGATCTCCCTGGGGGAGGGAGTCCAGATCCCCCCCAGGGAGGGAGCCTCTGAGCGGGGAGACCAGCCAGGGGCGAGGCCCCCTCCTGGTTCTGGACAACAGACCCTCACTCTcaacaccccctctccccctcctatcGGACAACCCCAGCAGGCTCAACCTCAgccggccccgccccctctgATCAAGCCCCTCTCCCCGGCCTCCCCTCACCGCCCCCGCCTGCGTCGCCGCGACTACAGCATCGACGAGAAGACGGACGCGCTCTTCAACGAGTTCCTTCGCCACGACCCTCGCTTCGACCAGCCCGACTCGCCGCTGCGCTCACGCCATCGCTCCCGCGTGCACCTGAGGAAGCAGTGGCAGAAACACAAGCAGTACAGCGACCCCGgggcgggggctggggggccgggggccgcGGGGGGCAGGTACTCCCCCTCTCTGGAGAGGCAGCGGTTCACCCCGCTCCGGAGGGGGGAGAGCGCGGGGTACCCCCTGGACATGCGCTACCACAGCACCCTCTCACGGATCGCCTCTGCTGCCGATGAGGAGGCCAATGAGGGGGGGGCTGGCGAGGGGGCAGCCAATGAGGGCGAGGAGGGGAAATCGCTAGCCGGTGAGAGAGCGACGGGCGAGGCCACAGGAAGTAACTGCTcggagggtgagggtgtgtcaAAGGATGGTTGTGAGTCAACCAATGAGGACAGAGACCTTGGGATTTCAACCAATGAGGACCGAGCCAGGGGGCCACCCGAGACATTCATTGGACAGGCTGGTGGGATGGACCCCAGAGTGGACAAcagaaacaacaacagcagccaaGCCATCCTATCAGAGAAGCCCTTTACCCCGACCCGTCCAATCCCACAGAGCGCCCTCCCCCCAACAGACACTCATCGTCTCTCTACCAggctccctcaccccccagggGGCAATCGCAGGCCAGGCTTCCTTATTCAGCGCCAGAGCAGCCTGGAAGACAAGCTGGCTGGTACGCTGGAGGACAGGCTCTACGCTGGGCTGAGGAGGACAGGCCAGCACCAGGCTCTGGGCCTAGGCCAGCGGGAGTGTGTAGGGGTTGtgaccatctcctcctccccagaccaCAACCCTGTGtga
- the LOC124472407 gene encoding LOW QUALITY PROTEIN: midnolin-like (The sequence of the model RefSeq protein was modified relative to this genomic sequence to represent the inferred CDS: deleted 1 base in 1 codon), whose product MDRHQPSTRSFIPQSSPVFGSVPCESPMRLSICSTTGSRFELSVPQGETLEGLRRRLSQRLRVPKDRLVFLHKETQMNAGKLVDQGVSDGSKLTLVLAVEAGLTPQPLKTDHTMIQALENLTETQVSDFLSGRSPLTLALGIGAHLMYVQLQLASQNAVGQHHHGNRSGGKVHSGKSGSSRVARPYPSPTHPSYVSHPCLPLGTPRCPAPPPPFHRTPVIRRPHPGPALHDFSPPHTPQPRASPHPHTPSPAPSPLSSHGPPPCLPSSPAAPLCPPHVICSSPAPPSPTPAAPYPEESCASASPLTPGREPGAVIESFVSHSPGVFSGTFSGTLHPVSQSGISHPRRGIATILQILNDLLSATRHHQGAPASLCQLRGPGPASPSCPLTSDPPPHHPRPLQIYLRTQHHQQHGPTPPAGQTPSKTHRAVRAGDGGCPQTPSSSEENRALRCKLESLQLLMYQRRLRRRARRGAHPLARLRAPILPAPPPPLVAGATQSGPAPQQRQLVGQRGDVPGRHGS is encoded by the exons ATGGACCGTCACCAACCCAGCACTCGGAGCTTCATTCCCCAAAGTTCTCCGGTTTTCGGGTCGGTCCCTTGCGAGTCCCCGATGAGGCTATCTATCTGCTCGACCACCGGCAGTCGGTTTGAACTGTCCGTGCCGCAAGGAGAGACGCTCGAGGGGTTGAGGAGACGTCTCTCTCAAAGACTTAGAGTACCCAAGGACAGGCTCGTGTTCCTGCACAAGGAAAC GCAGATGAATGCTGGGAAGCTCGTGGACCAGGGAGTCTCAGACGGGAGCAAGCTGACACTGGTGCTTGCCGTGGAAGCGGGCTTAACG CCCCAGCCTCTCAAGACAGACCACACCATGATCCAGGCTCTGGAGAACCTCACAGAAACTCAG GTCAGTGACTTCTTGTCCGGACGTTCCCCTCTGACCCTGGCCCTGGGAATCGGAGCTCACCTGATGTACGTGCAGCTCCAGCTGGCCTCGCAGAATGCCGTCGGGCaacatcaccatggcaaccgcaGCGGGGGCAAGGTGCATTCTGGGAAGTCTGGGTCCTCCAGGGTCGCCCGGCCATACCCATCCCCGACGCACCCCTCGTACGTCTCCCAC CCCTGTCTCCCACTGGGAACTCCCAGGTGcccggcaccccccccccccttccacaggACCCCTGTCATCCGTCGCCCTCACCCAGGCCCCGCCCTCCACgacttctctcctcctcacacaccccaaccccgggcctccccccacccccacactccctcccctgccccctcccctctctcctcacacggcccccctccctgtcttccttcctcccccgccgcccctctctgcccccctcacgTCATCTGCTCCAGCCCCGCGCCCCCCAGCCCAACACCGGCTGCTCCATACCCAGAG GAGTCTTGTGCCTCCGCCTCTCCTTTGACTCCCGGCAGGGAACCTGGAGCGGTCATCGAGAGCTTTGTCAGTCACTCTCCCGGGGTTTTCTCCGGAACCTTCTCAG gCACCCTGCATCCCGTCAGCCAGAGCGGCATCTCCCACCCAAGGCGAGGCATCGCCACCATCCTCCAGATCCTCAACGACCTGCTCAGCGCCACACGCCACCACCAGGGggctccagcctccctctgccAGCTCCGCGGCCCCGGCCcggcctccccctcctgccccctgacctctgacccccccccccaccacccccgccccctccagaTCTACCTCAGAACccagcaccaccagcagcatGGGCCCACACCTCCAGCAGGCCAGACCCCCAGCAAAACACACAG ggcagTTAGAGCCG gtGATGGAGGTTGTCCCCAGACGCCGTCGTCCTCCGAGGAGAACCGAGCGCTCCGCTGTAAGTTGGAGAGCCTCCAGCTGCTGATGTACCAGCGGCGTCTCCGCAGACGGGCCCGACGCGGCGCTCACCCCCTCGCACGCCTCCGCGCACCCATACTCCCAGCGCCTCCGCCACCCCTGGTCGCCGGGGCAACGCAAAGCGGCCCGGCGCCACAGCAACGGCAGCTTGTCGGGCAGCGAGGGGACGTCCCAGGACGACACGGAAGCTGA